Proteins from a single region of Antechinus flavipes isolate AdamAnt ecotype Samford, QLD, Australia chromosome 2, AdamAnt_v2, whole genome shotgun sequence:
- the LOC127550072 gene encoding chromobox protein homolog 1-like, with translation MAKKKIKKKVEELQNKKEEYGPEKILDQRLVRDQVQYLVKWKGFREEESSWEPGENLESPDLIEKFLESQKIACELEEGRSKPNLCNGRMRENKLKRKKETSKKPQNLAPNLEAEKIIDADKTNEELKFLVKWKNSDKADFVPAKEANIMWPQLVISFYEERLTWKQPVN, from the coding sequence atggcaaaaaagaaaattaaaaagaaagtggaagaactgcaaaataagaaagaagaatatgGACCAGAAAAAATCCTTGACCAGCGATTGGTAAGGGATCAAGTACAGTACCTGGTAAAGTGGAAAGGTTTCAGGGAGGAGGAAAGTTCTTGGGAACCAGGGGAAAATTTAGAGTCCCCTGACCTCATTGAGAAATTCTTAGAATCCCAGAAAATAGCCTGTGAACTCGAGGAAGGCAGAAGCAAACCTAACTTGTGTAATGGAAGAATGAGAGAGAacaaactgaaaagaaagaaagagacgtCCAAAAAACCACAAAATCTGGCCCCAAATTTGGAGGCAGAGAAGATTATTGATGCAGATAAAACCAATGAAGAATTGAAGTTcctggtgaaatggaaaaacagtGATAAAGCTGACTTTGTTCCTGCCAAGGAAGCCAATATCATGTGGCCCCAGCTGGTCATTAGCTTCTATGAAGAAAGGCTGACGTGGAAACAGCCGGTGAACTAG